In the Brachyhypopomus gauderio isolate BG-103 chromosome 4, BGAUD_0.2, whole genome shotgun sequence genome, one interval contains:
- the lrif1 gene encoding ligand-dependent nuclear receptor-interacting factor 1 isoform X2 codes for MPAVGPDGKNVMKLIPVQKVNGQFVHTPVLSAKNDTQAKIYSQLARVSLASSPQNRLPTLQAIGDGRFILKTPPEGNTLVTSGESHQHGANELFKNSVKQVQVPQVTPKVTQNALQLPFQNKKPPFLPSGHYLQIPPNATVRTLPASALPQSIKKRICNSANVPSNPVKGLPTVVYVSPVNSLKLGSSQQLPCLTKPNELPQTTSYSPTTSSRINLNISSAPHSVTTQGVTTPMKWVVQEGTGCTAPCLIPVTSPSMTSDILKAVKQMEAAKLVHTAVDPTSTSQEKVNPGKDNALVMYNGKVYFVAKKDSEITKDVITETGNVLKTSPETLPNSAQSSGAALGPCTSSVAQKKVNELVSEIIDLCGDDEESSTSTRLDGLPEASKMEVQNDDDSNVIFVSYIPPKSESETSHKITVAAQPAPETQVDSRGDDIKDKDIKNSSTSVTGIDLNVGCEDEAPVLENVERKGSVSKQPQSDSDQGTDIAEGDSALLGRQNTEAVAEVPLEKPALNQICQPKSDSELRQIFGITFDLRICLQRSDLITKPDSEADGRSDNKRTLEGIRRIILQSQETKTKHLIQTQVSTPRLDEESGPINAKRQKLEQDECTSSDTTTPVTTDTLPDPNNPGHSVRCEEGMQSVTTMPCADSKVLQTCPKERTLSSVVACAVAYQTPVSPCPSSSLQPQTAPVVSCTDDRAVSRKTPHRVSKGCGRVCTACPCGTKVGAMSTALLSKPEEKPVLPAAVDSTGGAVDVNKSSRDKKMEQKGDKVVESPISRPQDSSGVPAKAGDDMVHSSRADIGELPFHGTCSVRVASSHLEEASHLDISSKETICSITPGAVTQEESCEQNPGGQQETVPQEQYTLDQVEGKVPSSSVEEARDVGDGFPYELFSSLLLDPEEIKRQERIKRLKDLLREKEAALKKLRQNM; via the exons ATGCCAGCAGTGGGACCTGATGGGAAAAATGTTATGAAGTTGATTCCGGTTCAAAAAGTCAATGGGCAGTTTGTTCACACACCAGTACTGAGTGCAAAAAATGACACGCAAGCTAAAATTTATTCTCAGCTTGCTCGTGTATCTCTTGCTTCTTCACCACAGAATAGACTCCCAACACTTCAGGCAATAGGAGACGGacgttttattttaaaaacaccaCCCGAGGGTAACACTTTAGTAACCTCTGGGGAAAGTCACCAACACGGAGCTAATGAGTTATTTAAAAACTCTGTTAAGCAAGTACAAGTCCCACAAGTCACTCCAAAAGtgacacaaaatgcattgcaaTTACCTTTTCAGAATAAAAAGCCACCCTTCCTCCCTAGTGGACATTACCTTCAGATCCCTCCCAATGCTACAGTTAGAACTCTTCCTGCCTCTGCACTACCGCAGTCCATCAAAAAGCGAATATGTAACTCAGCAAATGTTCCGTCTAACCCTGTGAAGGGTTTACCAACGGTTGTTTATGTATCTCCAGTCAACTCGCTGAAATTAGGATCCAGTCAACAGCTACCCTGTCTCACAAAACCAAATGAACTTCCCCAGACCACAAGTTACAGTCCTACCACAAGCTCTAGGATAAATCTGAACATTTCTTCTGCACCTCATTCCGTGACTACTCAAGGAGTAACCACTCCAATGAAGTGGGTGGTCCAAGAAGGTACCGGATGCACTGCGCCATGTCTCATACCAGTGACCTCCCCCAGCATGACATCAGACATCTTAAAAGCTGTCAAGCAGATGGAAGCAGCAAAGTTGGTGCACACAGCAGTAGATCCCACATCTACCAGCCAAGAAAAGGTTAATCCAGGAAAGGACAATGCCCTTGTCATGTACAATGGAAAAGTTTACTTTGTGGCTAAGAAAGATTCAGAGATCACCAAGGATGTGATCACTGAAACGGGAAACGTGCTAAAAACGTCCCCAGAAACTCTCCCAAATTCTGCCCAGTCCTCTGGTGCTGCATTAGGACCGTGCACGTCAAGTGTGGCTCAAAAGAAAGTCAATGAGCTGGTGAGTGAGATCATTGATCTGTGTGGTGACGATGAAGAAAGCTCCACAAGCACACGATTGGATGGTTTGCCTGAAGCGAGTAAAATGGAGGTTCAGAATGATGACGACTCCAATGTAATATTTGTGTCATACATTCCACCAAAGTCGGAGTCCGAGACCAGCCATAAAATCACAGTGGCAGCTCAGCCGGCTCCAGAGACACAAGTGGACAGCCGTGGTGATGACATCAAAGATAAAGATATCAAAAACAGCAGTACAAGTGTCACTGGGATAGACCTTAATGTTGGATGTGAAGATGAGGCACctgtacttgaaaatgttgagagAAAGGGTTCTGTGTCAAAACAGCCACAGTCCGACAGCGATCAAGGAACCGACATCGCTGAAGGG GATTCAGCTCTTCTGGGTAGACAGAACACTGAAGCAGTCGCTGAAGTA cCTTTGGAAAAGCCTGCCTTGAACCAGATATGTCAGCCGAAGAGTGATTCTGAACTCAGACAGATTTTTGGGATTACATTTGATCTAAGGATTTGTTTGCAAAGGTCAGATCTGATTACAAAGCCAGATTCTGAAGCTGACGGAAGGTCCGATAACAAACGCACATTGGAGGGCATCCGCAGAATCATTCTCCAATCACAGGAGACAAAAACCAAACATCTGATTCAGACCCAG GTGTCCACCCCCAGACTGGACGAAGAAAGTGGGCCAATAAATGCCAAAAGACAAAAGTTGGAGCAGGATGAATGTACTTCCTCGGACACCACCACACCTGTTACCACAGATACCTTACCTGACCCCAACAATCCAGGACATTCAGTAAGATGTGAGGAAGGGATGCAGTCTGTGACCACCATGCCCTGTGCAGACAGCAAGGTCTTGCAGACCTGTCCAAAGGAACGCACTCTCTCCTCTGTTGTTGCTTGTGCAGTAGCATATCAAACTCCAGTGTCACCGTGtccctcctcctcacttcaGCCACAAACCGCTCCTGTGGTGAGTTGCACAGACGACAGGGCTGTATCGCGGAAGACCCCACACCGAGTGAGCAAAGGGTGCGGGAGAGTGTGCACCGCCTGCCCGTGTGGGACCAAGGTAGGAGCCATGAGCACCGCTCTGTTATCTAAGCCAGAAGAGAAGCCTGTTCTGCCTGCTGCGGTCGACTCGACTGGAGGGGCAGTCGATGTCAACAAGTCAAGCAGAGACAAAAAGATGGAACAAAAAGGGGACAAAGTAGTGGAGAGTCCCATTTCGCGCCCTCAAGACAGCAGTGGCGTGCCAGCCAAGGCTGGAGATGACATGGTACACAGCAGCCGAGCGGATATCGGCGAATTGCCCTTTCATGGTACGTGCTCTGTACGCGTTGCTTCAAGCCACCTAGAGGAGGCCAGTCACCTGGACATCTCCTCAAAAGAAACCATATGCAGCATCACCCCTGGCGCTGTTACGCAAGAGGAGAGCTGTGAACAAAACCCAGGAGGCCAGCAAGAAACTGTCCCACAGGAGCAATACACACTGGACCAGGTCGAGGGAAAGGTGCCTTCATCCTCAGTTGAAGAAGCAAGAGATGTGGGTGATGGGTTTCCATATGAGCTTTTCTCCTCTCTGCTGCTGGACCCTGAGGAAATAAAGCGACAAGAGCGAATCAAGCGCCTTAAAGATCtcctgagggagaaagaggctGCCCTGAAAAAGCTGAGGCAGAACATGTGA
- the lrif1 gene encoding ligand-dependent nuclear receptor-interacting factor 1 isoform X1 — protein MENGTGVYYQAMPAVGPDGKNVMKLIPVQKVNGQFVHTPVLSAKNDTQAKIYSQLARVSLASSPQNRLPTLQAIGDGRFILKTPPEGNTLVTSGESHQHGANELFKNSVKQVQVPQVTPKVTQNALQLPFQNKKPPFLPSGHYLQIPPNATVRTLPASALPQSIKKRICNSANVPSNPVKGLPTVVYVSPVNSLKLGSSQQLPCLTKPNELPQTTSYSPTTSSRINLNISSAPHSVTTQGVTTPMKWVVQEGTGCTAPCLIPVTSPSMTSDILKAVKQMEAAKLVHTAVDPTSTSQEKVNPGKDNALVMYNGKVYFVAKKDSEITKDVITETGNVLKTSPETLPNSAQSSGAALGPCTSSVAQKKVNELVSEIIDLCGDDEESSTSTRLDGLPEASKMEVQNDDDSNVIFVSYIPPKSESETSHKITVAAQPAPETQVDSRGDDIKDKDIKNSSTSVTGIDLNVGCEDEAPVLENVERKGSVSKQPQSDSDQGTDIAEGDSALLGRQNTEAVAEVPLEKPALNQICQPKSDSELRQIFGITFDLRICLQRSDLITKPDSEADGRSDNKRTLEGIRRIILQSQETKTKHLIQTQVSTPRLDEESGPINAKRQKLEQDECTSSDTTTPVTTDTLPDPNNPGHSVRCEEGMQSVTTMPCADSKVLQTCPKERTLSSVVACAVAYQTPVSPCPSSSLQPQTAPVVSCTDDRAVSRKTPHRVSKGCGRVCTACPCGTKVGAMSTALLSKPEEKPVLPAAVDSTGGAVDVNKSSRDKKMEQKGDKVVESPISRPQDSSGVPAKAGDDMVHSSRADIGELPFHGTCSVRVASSHLEEASHLDISSKETICSITPGAVTQEESCEQNPGGQQETVPQEQYTLDQVEGKVPSSSVEEARDVGDGFPYELFSSLLLDPEEIKRQERIKRLKDLLREKEAALKKLRQNM, from the exons ATGGAGAA CGGAACGGGAGTTTACTACCAGGCAATGCCAGCAGTGGGACCTGATGGGAAAAATGTTATGAAGTTGATTCCGGTTCAAAAAGTCAATGGGCAGTTTGTTCACACACCAGTACTGAGTGCAAAAAATGACACGCAAGCTAAAATTTATTCTCAGCTTGCTCGTGTATCTCTTGCTTCTTCACCACAGAATAGACTCCCAACACTTCAGGCAATAGGAGACGGacgttttattttaaaaacaccaCCCGAGGGTAACACTTTAGTAACCTCTGGGGAAAGTCACCAACACGGAGCTAATGAGTTATTTAAAAACTCTGTTAAGCAAGTACAAGTCCCACAAGTCACTCCAAAAGtgacacaaaatgcattgcaaTTACCTTTTCAGAATAAAAAGCCACCCTTCCTCCCTAGTGGACATTACCTTCAGATCCCTCCCAATGCTACAGTTAGAACTCTTCCTGCCTCTGCACTACCGCAGTCCATCAAAAAGCGAATATGTAACTCAGCAAATGTTCCGTCTAACCCTGTGAAGGGTTTACCAACGGTTGTTTATGTATCTCCAGTCAACTCGCTGAAATTAGGATCCAGTCAACAGCTACCCTGTCTCACAAAACCAAATGAACTTCCCCAGACCACAAGTTACAGTCCTACCACAAGCTCTAGGATAAATCTGAACATTTCTTCTGCACCTCATTCCGTGACTACTCAAGGAGTAACCACTCCAATGAAGTGGGTGGTCCAAGAAGGTACCGGATGCACTGCGCCATGTCTCATACCAGTGACCTCCCCCAGCATGACATCAGACATCTTAAAAGCTGTCAAGCAGATGGAAGCAGCAAAGTTGGTGCACACAGCAGTAGATCCCACATCTACCAGCCAAGAAAAGGTTAATCCAGGAAAGGACAATGCCCTTGTCATGTACAATGGAAAAGTTTACTTTGTGGCTAAGAAAGATTCAGAGATCACCAAGGATGTGATCACTGAAACGGGAAACGTGCTAAAAACGTCCCCAGAAACTCTCCCAAATTCTGCCCAGTCCTCTGGTGCTGCATTAGGACCGTGCACGTCAAGTGTGGCTCAAAAGAAAGTCAATGAGCTGGTGAGTGAGATCATTGATCTGTGTGGTGACGATGAAGAAAGCTCCACAAGCACACGATTGGATGGTTTGCCTGAAGCGAGTAAAATGGAGGTTCAGAATGATGACGACTCCAATGTAATATTTGTGTCATACATTCCACCAAAGTCGGAGTCCGAGACCAGCCATAAAATCACAGTGGCAGCTCAGCCGGCTCCAGAGACACAAGTGGACAGCCGTGGTGATGACATCAAAGATAAAGATATCAAAAACAGCAGTACAAGTGTCACTGGGATAGACCTTAATGTTGGATGTGAAGATGAGGCACctgtacttgaaaatgttgagagAAAGGGTTCTGTGTCAAAACAGCCACAGTCCGACAGCGATCAAGGAACCGACATCGCTGAAGGG GATTCAGCTCTTCTGGGTAGACAGAACACTGAAGCAGTCGCTGAAGTA cCTTTGGAAAAGCCTGCCTTGAACCAGATATGTCAGCCGAAGAGTGATTCTGAACTCAGACAGATTTTTGGGATTACATTTGATCTAAGGATTTGTTTGCAAAGGTCAGATCTGATTACAAAGCCAGATTCTGAAGCTGACGGAAGGTCCGATAACAAACGCACATTGGAGGGCATCCGCAGAATCATTCTCCAATCACAGGAGACAAAAACCAAACATCTGATTCAGACCCAG GTGTCCACCCCCAGACTGGACGAAGAAAGTGGGCCAATAAATGCCAAAAGACAAAAGTTGGAGCAGGATGAATGTACTTCCTCGGACACCACCACACCTGTTACCACAGATACCTTACCTGACCCCAACAATCCAGGACATTCAGTAAGATGTGAGGAAGGGATGCAGTCTGTGACCACCATGCCCTGTGCAGACAGCAAGGTCTTGCAGACCTGTCCAAAGGAACGCACTCTCTCCTCTGTTGTTGCTTGTGCAGTAGCATATCAAACTCCAGTGTCACCGTGtccctcctcctcacttcaGCCACAAACCGCTCCTGTGGTGAGTTGCACAGACGACAGGGCTGTATCGCGGAAGACCCCACACCGAGTGAGCAAAGGGTGCGGGAGAGTGTGCACCGCCTGCCCGTGTGGGACCAAGGTAGGAGCCATGAGCACCGCTCTGTTATCTAAGCCAGAAGAGAAGCCTGTTCTGCCTGCTGCGGTCGACTCGACTGGAGGGGCAGTCGATGTCAACAAGTCAAGCAGAGACAAAAAGATGGAACAAAAAGGGGACAAAGTAGTGGAGAGTCCCATTTCGCGCCCTCAAGACAGCAGTGGCGTGCCAGCCAAGGCTGGAGATGACATGGTACACAGCAGCCGAGCGGATATCGGCGAATTGCCCTTTCATGGTACGTGCTCTGTACGCGTTGCTTCAAGCCACCTAGAGGAGGCCAGTCACCTGGACATCTCCTCAAAAGAAACCATATGCAGCATCACCCCTGGCGCTGTTACGCAAGAGGAGAGCTGTGAACAAAACCCAGGAGGCCAGCAAGAAACTGTCCCACAGGAGCAATACACACTGGACCAGGTCGAGGGAAAGGTGCCTTCATCCTCAGTTGAAGAAGCAAGAGATGTGGGTGATGGGTTTCCATATGAGCTTTTCTCCTCTCTGCTGCTGGACCCTGAGGAAATAAAGCGACAAGAGCGAATCAAGCGCCTTAAAGATCtcctgagggagaaagaggctGCCCTGAAAAAGCTGAGGCAGAACATGTGA
- the apex2 gene encoding DNA-(apurinic or apyrimidinic site) endonuclease 2, whose protein sequence is MKVVTWNINGIRTFKTGIKKVLDSLDADIICVQETKVTRDLLDERTAIVEGYNSYFGFSRGRSGYSGVATFCKDTATPFEAEEGLTGLFASNGEALGCCGDQSAFSSEELLSLDSEGRAVITQHKFRGAEGTEMLTVINVYCPRADPEKPERKLFKLQFYKLLQSRAEAFLGPQSHVIVLGDINTSHRPIDHCDPNDVEEFEENPGRKWLDGFLYGSTVNGDDDEVHGSDSSHESGGKFVDAFRHFHPTRLNAFTCWSTLTGARHTNYGTRIDYIFASRSLVATNFLNSDIMPEVDGSDHCPVWAELRCTFIPSPRCPALCTRYMPEFAGRQQKLSRFLVKRSEQQDVSKDTEEPLPGSQEAGEISENLRPLAAGTGAGKKRPSDGLPESSVFKGKRSKHVKTAPKTQGSLLAFFKRKPSSVVSIENGLESGSSRPEIYHKGPQNDAKDCNATHSKATEETNNFRDAKTNAEGSSCQDHSNPTVHQESRDKKAMCPDFWKAVLHGPPQPPLCKVHREPCVLRTVKKAGPNLGRQFFVCARPQGHASNPQARCNFFAWVEKGK, encoded by the exons ATGAAGGTTGTCACTTGGAACATAAATGGCATAAGGACATTTAAGACCGGGATCAAGAAGGTGCTTGACTCGCTCGACGCGGATATCATTTGCGTTCAAGAAACAAAAGTTACGC GCGACCTTCTAGATGAAAGGACAGCCATTGTGGAGGGCTACAACTCCTACTTCGGCTTCAGCCGAGGACGCAGCGGGTACTCGG GAGTCGCTACGTTTTGTAAAGACACTGCTACACCATTCGAGGCTGAAGAAGGGCTGACCGGACTCTTTGCCAGCAATGGAGAGGCTCTTGGATGCTGTGGTGACCAGTCTGCGTTTTCTAGTGAGGAGCTGCTGTCGCTAGACAGTGAAGGCAGGGCTGTCATCACCCAGCACAAGTTTAG GGGAGCAGAAGGAACAGAGATGCTGACTGTCATTAATGTGTATTGCCCACGTGCAGATCCCGAGAAGCCAGAGAGGAAGCTTTTCAAGCTGCAGTTCTATAAGCTCCTTCAGAGCCGAGCTGAGGCTTTTCTAGGGCCTCAGAG TCACGTGATCGTTTTGGGGGATATTAACACCTCTCATCGACCTATAGACCACTGTGACCCAAATGATGTG GAAGAATTTGAGGAGAATCCTGGGAGAAAGTGGCTGGACGGTTTCCTGTATGGGTCGACGGTAAATGGGGATGATGACGAGGTGCATGGTTCTGACAGCTCGCACGAATCTGGTGGGAAGTTTGTGGATGCGTTCCGCCATTTCCATCCAACACGCCTTAATGCCTTCACCTGCTGGTCTACACTTACAGGCGCCCGGCACACAAACTACGGCACACGCATCGACTACATCTTTGCCAGTCGTTCTCTGGTAGCCACAAACTTCCTGAATTCAGATATCATGCCAGAGGTGGATGGTTCGGATCACTGTCCCGTGTGGGCAGAACTAAGATGTACTTTCATACCCAGCCCCAGGTGTCCTGCTCTGTGCACCCGCTATATGCCAGAGTTCGCCGGAAGGCAACAGAAATTGTCCCGTTTTCTTGTGAAACGTTCCGAACAACAGGATGTTTCCAAAGACACTGAAGAGCCTTTGCCTGGATCTCAGGAGGCAGGGGAGATTTCTGAGAACCTCAGGCCACTAGCAGCGGGGACAGGTGCAGGGAAGAAAAGACCTTCAGATGGACTACCGGAGTCCTCTGTCTTCAAGGGGAAAAGAAGCAAACATGTTAAAACGGCACCTAAAACTCAGGGCAGTCTCCTGGCTTTCTTTAAACGTAAACCAAGCTCAGTGGTATCCATTGAGAATGGTTTGGAGAGTGGAAGTTCCAGGCCTGAGATCtaccacaaaggtccacaaaatGATGCCAAGGACTGTAATGCAACCCACAGCAAGGCAACAGAGGAAACAAATAATTTCAGGGACGCCAAGACTAACGCTGAAGGATCAAGTTGTCAGGACCATAGCAATCCCACAGTCCATCAAGAGAGCAGGGACAAGAAAGCAATGTGTCCTGACTTTTGGAAAGCAGTTTTGCATGGACCACCCCAACCACCACTATGTAAAGTACACAGAGAACCTTGCGTGTTGCGAACTGTGAAGAAAGCAGGACCTAATTTGGGCCGTCAGTTTTTTGTATGTGCTCGTCCTCAGGGTCACGCCTCCAATCCCCAGGCTAGGTGTAATTTCTTTGCATGGGTGGAGAAAGGCAAGTAG
- the rassf11 gene encoding uncharacterized protein rassf11 has protein sequence MELKVSVEGVQRIVCGVTEKTTCQEVVIALAQALGRTGRYTLREKFKEYERNVTPDERLLESLEKYGQRAREVQLTLRHLGPSLEEDANKPLVPLRRAEAGGRARRGGAGGGVGLHRQSLPPLSRLRLHSEWLPEELRRPKRKSLTLMEEAWGWLENLGRGGRQQLGRDKGKSKDHDQGDGRSDSAAARPGKTALASGALQGRDKKEKNKTREDQSRISCLGKRGKETHEYETVGRKVGAEHESQQKHEGVGTRERAEEIRAHDASSEAARGEEAELRRLIIQQQVCLRELELKIDSSDEQVRTLELQQAERPSPASVPLPSKEEEEEEQLEFWLNELKAEEVYEKDLQRQFLQLKENVAECKNKLEEYKGKLLRMDREDGRRSQQQRGLMLHSTVQTVQADEAESAPVCSKSATERKTAVDGPGGGTKGGAVITNVEPTLPCALVSASQPTDSQLRASELREWWSRWAQKPTHGPTPKLVHRSEMTIHLASTRV, from the exons ATGGAGTTAAAGGTATCCGTTGAAGGAGTTCAACGCATCGTTTGTGGTGTCACCGAAAAGACCACCTGTCAAGAAGTAGTGATCGCCCTAGCACAGGCTCTGG GTCGCACAGGACGCTACACCCTGAGAGAGAAGTTCAAGGAGTACGAGCGCAACGTGACTCCCGACGAGCGTCTGCTGGAGTCCCTGGAGAAATACGGCCAGCGGGCCAGGGAGGTCCAGCTCACCCTGCGGCACTTGGGGCCCTCGCTGGAGGAGGACGCCAACAAGCCCCTGGTTCCTCTGAGGCGAGCTGAGGCAGGGGGGAGGGCGCGGAGGGGGGGCGCCGGTGGGGGGGTCGGACTGCACCGCCAGAGCCTCCCTCCGCTGTCCCGTCTGCGGCTCCACTCGGAGTGGCTCCCCGAGGAGCTGAGGAGGCCCAAACGGAAGTCGCTCACGCTGATGGAGGAAGCGTGGGGCTGGCTGGAGAACCTGGGCAGGGGTGGGAGGCAGCAATTAGGACGAGATAAGGGGAAAAGCAAGGACCACGATCAAGGAGATGGCCGCTCGGATAGCGCGGCGGCCAGGCCGGGCAAAACTGCCCTGGCCTCGGGGGCATTGCAGGGACGagacaaaaaagagaaaaacaaaaccagggaggATCAGTCCAGAATCAGTTGCCTTGGAAAGCGCGGAAAAGAAACCCATGAATATGAGACGGTGGGAAGAAAAGTTGGAGCAGAACATGAAAGTCAACAGAAGCACGAAGGTGTCGGCACTCGGGAGCGAGCGGAGGAAATACGAGCGCACGACGCATCCTCTGAAGCGGCGAGGGGCGAGGAGGCGGAACTGAGAAGGTTAATCATCCAACAGCAGGTCTGTCTGAGGGAACTCGAGCTCAAAATAGACTCCTCCGATGAGCAGGTCCGTACGCTCGAACTGCAGCAAGCGGAAAGACCGAGTCCGGCGTCTGTCCCGCTGCCGTctaaggaggaggaggaggaagagcagctTGAGTTCTGGCTCAACGAACTGAAGGCGGAGGAGGTCTATGAGAAAGACCTGCAGAGACAGTTCCTACAGCTGAAGGAGAACGTGGCAGAGTGCAAGAACAAACTGGAGGAGTACAAAGGCAAGCTTCTGCGGATGGACCGTGAAGATGGGAGAAGATCCCAGCAGCAACGGGGGCTTATGCTACATTCCACTGTTCAGACGGTCCAAGCAGACGAGGCAGAAAGCGCCCCAGTATGCAGTAAATCAGCAACGGAGCGGAAAACCGCAGTCGATGGACCAGGGGGAGGGACCAAGGGAGGGGCTGTAATTACCAACGTGGAACCCACGCTCCCTTGTGCGTTGGTGTCTGCAAGTCAGCCAACAGATTCACAGCTAAGGGCCTCTGAGCTAAGGGAGTGGTGGTCCCGCTGGGCCCAGAAGCCCACCCACGGGCCCACACCAAAGCTCGTACATCGCTCGGAGATGACAATACACCTTGCAAGTACAAGGGTTTGA